A region from the Vicia villosa cultivar HV-30 ecotype Madison, WI linkage group LG3, Vvil1.0, whole genome shotgun sequence genome encodes:
- the LOC131657870 gene encoding classical arabinogalactan protein 7-like produces the protein MSSSSNIAFFFIITLLSTLVSGQAPTTTPTANAAAPKSSPVPASSPTASSAGSTTPPPTTSSTPPPTTSTSTPPPTTTTTSTPPPTESQSQSPTSSATSPQASSPSTTTPASDSPVAASPTDSPPAPVSPTTSPSMSPVASGPADAAVADGPAEGPTGSAPARVAVGGGIVAAFVAAALLM, from the coding sequence atGTCTTCCTCTTCCAACATTgctttcttcttcatcatcacatTACTCTCGACCCTCGTTTCCGGTCAAGCACCCACCACCACCCCCACCGCCAACGCCGCTGCACCTAAATCCTCCCCCGTCCCAGCCTCTTCACCAACTGCCTCCAGCGCTGGTTCCACCACTCCTCCTCCAACCACATCCTCCACTCCTCCTCccaccacctccacctccacTCCTCCaccaaccaccaccaccacctccactcCCCCTCCCACTGAATCCCAATCCCAATCTCCAACCTCCTCCGCCACTTCCCCTCAGGCTTCCTCTCCTTCTACAACTACACCTGCCTCCGACTCTCCAGTTGCTGCTTCTCCCACCGATTCTCCTCCCGCTCCTGTCTCCCCCACCACCTCTCCATCCATGTCCCCAGTTGCTTCCGGACCTGCTGATGCCGCCGTTGCCGATGGGCCAGCTGAGGGTCCTACGGGTTCTGCCCCCGCCAGAGTTGCCGTTGGAGGAGGAATCGTCGCTGCATTCGTCGCTGCTGCTTTGCTGATGTAG